acgttattctatattcaaaacctgggtcagtgtactagactatgtacccgagcggacaactcgagtcgaggagggggcaacttaccgggaaccaaaaggccatccggcttcgtaacttgtccgacctctttcttatttcagggtatgacactaacagaatagggagtctcaaccagtaagcacatccctggaggtgaagagagaagggtgtcggcacaatttatatatacagtcaaataatatcaaagcggtaaaagcagcatttagcacattagggtcaaacatgtaaaaatcagataaagccaaatataacaatttatctaagctcgaatttctaaccctgaaccagtggttctgggtttaagtTGTttcccagcggagtcgccagagctgtcacacctcctttttacatacccgagggggtacaagggagttttttccaattaaaggacaatcgaaacgggatttatttatttatttcagagtcgccatttgggagatttagggtgtcccaagtcaccaattttaatcctgaatcgaggaaaagaatgactctgtttaacagtctgcgcaccagaaatccggataaggaattttgttaacccgggagaaggtgttaggcattcccgagttccgtggttctagcacggtcgctcaactgttatattcggcttgattatctgattttatacaaatatgaacttatgtgcaaattttatctttttaccgctttcataattgttattattatttttacaagaatatgaacatcgtttaaaaacatgtctttggattgcgtcacataaaatgcacccgcgatccggaacgtatttttattcaatgttttaggatttggatttgggtcgcataaatgcgcacccgtgtttaagaatgtattattattaaatcgtgcctaaagcgattagcgtattattatttatgggtaagactgtggaattcactaaacagtccatcccgaattctaaatactcaattaaatatttattgagggccccacaattttgtattttttattcggcgaggctcgtctcatttattttttaaaagacaatcctaaaatgcctacattattctctattaaatttgtctctacaaaataaataaaaaaaaatgtcttaatttatttatagGTTGAAATtgaccaataatatttaattaaacaacattcttccaagttccaaaatggtctattttgataaactaacgtgttttttgagacatgataatcatccaacaatagcgaattaactagacgaagttactacaccatttatttatttttaggcaatatataggtagttcgtccgttaagctatcatccgatgtttcactatatgtattaaatatctacatgattctgattttttgcaagctaaataatttatacatacaaataaaattcagaatataattaaatataattcagaatttcaactcttcattttcgtattcatacTTCATATTTcagattacaataaccagcgtgtcagttgtgtacctgatttggaagcaaaagaaaatgaaagatgagaatcagcagcagtaataacaatacagcacagcagcaacaatccagcaacagtaacaacccaggaacaaagtttgcaaaccggtggagtattaatcccaaaaataaaagcttcaagctttgatgacacAACAATTATTAATgctaatttcaaacaatgaaagaaagcagaatattttttttaaactaaacaaagtttaaatattattttttcggaattttctctctcttaaatgttcaacctttttttttctctctcttattctctttctgtcagattttttcctctctatctgtatttttttttCGTTTGTCTGTCTgtatttttctctatctctctgtTATTCTCCTTATCTCCTCCctaaatctgatttcaagacttcatatatataactcatcccataaacctttcaattaattaaaatccatactttttctctacccaacccattatcttcccactcatcctcattacattaaataaacatatcacaccaccccattatattttgtcccccatgcctatattaaacaAGCAAGatttccccctttaaattaaatcttgtcccccctttatattaaataaccatatcacaacccaccccattttattttgtcccccatgcttcatataaacaattataaaatgtacaattcctaaattacccctctgaccctattacaaattactattttacccccgaaagtactataaattaccaaactacccatcagctataacacatcaattaatcaaacttaaccaaaatatagacaatatgattaatttctaacaatgttcaaacaacaaatttcatgaacatgatttcttcaacatttcaacaacaaagcacatgaacatgatttccaCAACATTtcaacacaaattgaacaaccaagaacaactaaaatttgattgaacaatatttttagaaaCAACAAAtctattttcggatttaaacaacaacaacaatcaaacaagtacatttagatttctaaattcaataatattgaacttaaaatcaaccataacaacattacaaccaacaattcctatatcaaacttaaacaagattatgagacaaattcacgaaataatcataaatgataaacaagaaatcaaactatacaaaattcggattcaagatcatccaaacaaagtatgaacatgaatgaatctattttaaaacaacaaacatgacggattaaacgattaaatcaatatatttcctttaacacaactaaattctttttagacaaataacaagatcgacgaataaacaattatgaacttaaacttgatcttaacaatattaacaatttctaacaatacataaacacatgaaacaaattgaagaaataattaattaaacttcaatttgtatctaacaaacattaaactaacaaatactcacttaaacaacaatacaaacatgaaataaacatgaaacataactaattaatctttcgtttgaaatctgaaaaattaatttaacaaacaacacatgagcatgaactaaaaattaattcaaacgataaacaaaacaaacatttgccgattttagattcgaaaatatcaaagaaaaatacggacaaaataaaactcaaaaactactaaccggatcgaaatgaaatatgtacggactgtttcgacgaacctcgaatgggaatgaatctgtccggattcgacgacgaactcaacgacaaactcaccttccttgtaaactttgacgaactcaaaacgacgctcgacgacctcgactaaaCTCAACCGAGCAGCTCGTCTGAAGATACAACAGTTGGAACCTTTGATTTCACAGTCGTAACATCATCACTAATATCGTCAACTATGGTTGACCTTTCTTTGATGTCCACAACTGGTAATTCTTGGTCTTTTCCTATCTCATTTCCTTTACCCTCCTTACTCTTTCCCCACACCACAGAGTAAAGTCCCATGACTATGATAATTGCTCCAATGCAGCTTCCAAGGTGGACTGACTCAGCCAAGATAATAGCAGCAAGAACAGAAGTGATGACCATACTCAAAGGGATAAAGGCTGTCACGAACACTGGGCCTTTAACTTTATTAACTATACTTTGCACGTAATATGCAATTCCCAAGCAAATGATTCCAGAATAAGCAGCAGCAAGGAGCCTAGCATCGAAGCCAATTTTCCATGCATTCCAATCACGTTCCATTATAAGAGCAACAAATCCTCCTTCCACTATGCCCATCACACATACCCATGCTGCCAGAGATAGCTCTGCTGGGTACTCCTTCAATGTCATCGATTGAACAATAAAGAAAACGGACCAACCAACAATGCAAGAGATGAGCTCAATGGTTCCGGCGACCCAGTTCTCGGGGGTGGTGTTTGGACTAGTGGTTTTCGAAAAAGATGGTGCAGCAGCCATGGCTGTCTTGGTGGAGCTGAAGACGTGGTTGACTGACATGAAGATGGAGAGGGAGCTGAGGCGACGGGATAGTGACGACGCAGCAGCGGCTGCGATGAGCAGCTGGGGACGGGGGTGATGGTTTGGGTCGTTTGGTCGTCGACTAGTTATGGTCGTAGATGGTGTTTGGACGGTGTTTGGGTGGTGTTCGACGGGCTGGACGGGATGGACGGAGGGAGTCGATGGCGGACAGCAGTGGtcgtcggatttaatggaggatctccggagaggttttggagaggaagaagatagggtggccattgttggctttcttgaagcttgaggaagaagaagaagataggaggggggcggatggtttaggtcttttagggtttttgtcttctttttgttttgttttgttttgtaaaacgtaagacaaaggggtttgggtcttttgggttatggactgggtcgacccagttcgaaatagactgggtcgtagggaagattgggccattttttgggcctgtggcttgaaatcgaagaagaggcccaattccgactttctttatattttcgctctctttcttcttttatttctctaaaactaaattataaaaatacttaaactattattaagaagtaaattaagttataaaagcgcaaattaactcccaataacaattaacgcacaattaagtaataattaagcataaaattgtatatttggacattaaatgctaaaaatgcaaacgatgcctatttttataatttttaatttttgtaaaacaaatttaattactaacaattttagaattaaatcctacatgcaaaatgcgacatatttttgtattttttattaatttagcaaataaacacgcacagacaaatacaaataattattcaaaatatcacaaaatatcacaaaattgcacaccaaagaaaaatcattttatttttggattttttgggagtaattctcatattgggcaaaaatcacgtgcttacacaccTAACAAGACAATATGCgatagtacaagaatttcatcataactcctgatcCACtattagggtaaacacttcatcacatagaaactttttacttaactcattccaagagaactATAGCAACATGCGAGTGatttctcataaccgtagaacattcaaatcctcaagtagtggtctaaaccaccatgacccttccgggatccgcctacataTAACaaggccataatacttgaatacttccaaataaaatcaattaaggcggccgtcaagcctcgcacgtaccgccacaaatcacatgcataacttaatcacactgaaggaactgatcaccgCCACTATTATGCTAATTCAACCATAGCTAACCAATCTAACTTCTTCTAATTCATCCTTAACTTGTCTTAGAGAcaataatagctccattccttacatcaccaacctaaatccgcactcatcttgagtgaccccattccacgagaccacattgtctccaaaCCCATGAACCGTTCCATACCCTCCTTACACACACATTCTCATCTTCAACTGATACACCtattctgataattcctctacgaattcgaagtctttttctcattttcctcccaatgctacactgcaagtcgaaaatatcatagaacattccgagcctcttatcataatcttctacaaaagctcgattcttaaccatacttCGGGTTTGAATCATTAGGCACTGCATTTTTAACCTTTGAgttcactaggaccgttgttgagagtcacccattcATGTTCCTCATGTGAGGGCCCAGTAGTATCTGCTAGTGCAACGCCTTCAACATTTACAATGGCCCCTTCGTCCCCCACACCTTTTACCTTATTTTTTCGGGAGATGATCTTATGCAGTACACCATCAGCAGACACCACAAAGACGGTTACAACATTTTCTTCCTCAATTGGTACTATTGCCACCACGGAATCGATAGCAACAATGTCTAAACCCTCTGTGACCTCAGGTTTTTGACCTTGTTCACCACTTGGTCTTTGATTAATGGAAATCTCTGAAGGTAGAGAGAACGGATCAACAATTTTAGGGGTTTCTGAAATAGAGAGAGAAGTAAAATCTAGGTGAGGTGTGATTTTAGTGGGAAGGGTAGAAGTGGTTAAAGAGGGCTCAGCAGGGGCGGAGGACTCCATATGTCTTTCAATAACAGGTATGGCTGAGGTAGTGAGGTCGGAGTTTGTATCAGCCATTGGAATGATGGAGCGAACGTGCTTTGGGAAGTTCGAATAGAAGACTTATGGATTGTGGAGAACAAAAAGAGGGGTTTTATTAAGAATAGGTAattatgaagagagagagagataggcACCGGTTCTGAAACGACGGTTGGGCATGGAGAAGTGCAAcgtttcagagggagatggaacgATTTGAAGTGAAGAGACATGACAGCAGGATCTGAAAAGTTGGATGCCATGGCAGTTGTGTTTTGTACCTttttaagacgtgtattaaagaatgcacagaactactaatctttggtacaagaaccaggttcttgacctaTTATTTGAAAATATTAATCCTTGTTTATCCTCCATGCACTGCATATAACTTCTATactcatcatgcgtgtttacctgcaacggtattgaagtgagttagacagggccagaaaacacttttagcCAATTTTTCTTGAAGATGTTTTTTCATAGCCAAATAATgaggaatcaggttctcaattggGCTTTAAAAGTACCAACTTCACTTTGTTTCTTTCAAAATGCTCCCTACTTAGTGCGTTGGTAAAGATGTCTCATACATATTAACTCTTTCTCCACATTGTCCCTTAGAAAGTGATGCCTCATATCAATATGCTTGGTCCTTttgtgttgaactggattcttcgccatgttgagtgcacttgtGTTATCACATAGAAGGGGAACACTCTTAGTGAGTACCCCAAAGTCCTCCAGTTGCTGCTTGATCCACAAAAGTTGTGCACAACATGATGTTGCGGCTATATATTCTACTTCAGCTGTTGACagagccactgagttttgcttccttgtgccccaAGAGATGAGACATGAGCCTAGGAAGTGATCCATTCCAAaagtgcttttcctgtccacaagATATCCTACATAGTTTGCATCAGCATATCCAATAAGATTAAAGTTGTCACCTAAGGGATAATAAAGGACTAGGTCCTGTGTTCCTttaagatatctcaaaattcttttggctaccttcaagtgagattccttgggatttgattgaaatcTCCCACATAACCCCACACTGAAGACAATATCAGGTCTACTTGTAGTAAGATAGAGAAGAaacccaataatgcctctatacatggtttgattCACAGGAGACCCAACTTCATCCATATCTACTCGAGTGGTCGtagcaatgggagtgtctatcacctttgatgcttccatttcaaacctcttcaagagctccctgatgtatttttgctgacaaaTGAATGTACCCTTTGGGGACTATTTTACTTGAAGTCCCAAGAAGAAGTTCAGttcccccatcatactcatttcaaactcacttcccatgagttttgcaaattcttcacacagagaatctgttgttgccccaaaaatgatatcatcaacataaacctgaacaatgagcaggttccttccccgTTTCTTTAGGAACAGGGTGTTGTTAATTTTCTCTCTTTTAAagccattttccaagaggaaTTTTGAcagtctttcataccaagcttTAGGAGCTTGCTTCAGCCCATACAATACTTTGTCTAGTTTAAACAAATGTCTagggtgttcatgacattcaaaccctggaggttgcttcacatagacttcttccttaagaagtccattcaaaaatgcacttttgacatccatttggaacaaggtgaattccatatgagatgcaaaagcgatTAGTATTCTAATAGCTTCCATACGAGCGACCGGAGCAaacgtttcatcatagtcaatcccttcttcctgattgtagccttgaaccacTAGCCTGGTCTTGTTCCTTGTGGTAATTTCATGTttatcaagcttgtttctgaatacccacctggttcctataatggttcgatctgAGGGTCTGGGTACCAGTTGCCAAACATTGTTCCTTTCAAACTGATGTAACTCGTCTTGCATGGCTGTAATCTAATCTGCATCTTTCAAGGCTTCTTTGATATTCTTGGGTTCTATCTAGGAGAGAAAaactgagaaggcaagtgaatttctggcttTTGACCTGGTTTATACTCCAAAATCTAGAGGAgtaattatgttgtcaagaggatgagaGCTTTTGTGTCTCCATTTAGACGTCTGAGGTTCATTTAGAGAGAACATGGGTACATTTGACTGGTTTTCCTGTGTTCTCTCAGGTGCTAGTGGTGTACCttgaactgcatcaaccactctttcttcagcttcagtgatTGTAATTGAAGTACCTGGTTCCATTGAAGATGAGGCAATGTTGTCTTCACTCAGGTCTTTTACTTGGCTCATCATGTCTGCctttccatttgtcatgtcaatgacttcaccGGAAACTAGTAAGGGTTCTCCATATTGATCTTCTTCAACACTCTTCTCACAAGATGAATAAGTCttatcaaaaataacatgaacactttcctcaacacaGTGAGTCTGCTTATTATATATCTTGTACGAtttgctttgagaagagtagcccagaaatattccttcatcactcttggcatcgaatttaccaagctgatcctttccgttattgagaacatagcatttgcaccCAAATATTCTTAGGTGAGGCAACTTGGGTTTCCTTCCATTTAGCAACTCATATGGGGTTTTTTTCAGGAGGGATCTGATCacgcacctgttcaccaagtagcaagcaGTGTTGACTGCTTCATcccagaagttctttgcaattccactgtcgattagcattgttcttgccatctcttccagagttctgttcttcctttccactactccattttgctggggagttctgggagctgagaagttgtgggtaatgccattttcattgcagaactcatcaaatttggcattttcaaatTCTGTTCCATGATGTGACCTAATGCATGCGACTCTAGATtccatcttcacctggattttcttcacaaaggctACAAATActtcaaaggtttcatctttagttctaagaaacatagtccatgtgaatctggagtagtcatccactatcacaaagatgtatctttttcctcctctactttgcACTCTCATTGGACCACACAGTTCCATATGCAAAAGCTCTAGTGGCTTTGAAGTAATCATATCCCTTTTAGACTTAAAAGAGGACTTCACATGTTTTCCCTTAGCACATGAATCATAA
Above is a window of Nicotiana tabacum cultivar K326 chromosome 8, ASM71507v2, whole genome shotgun sequence DNA encoding:
- the LOC107822193 gene encoding WAT1-related protein At4g08300-like; this translates as MAAAPSFSKTTSPNTTPENWVAGTIELISCIVGWSVFFIVQSMTLKEYPAELSLAAWVCVMGIVEGGFVALIMERDWNAWKIGFDARLLAAAYSGIICLGIAYYVQSIVNKVKGPVFVTAFIPLSMVITSVLAAIILAESVHLGSCIGAIIIVMGLYSVVWGKSKEGKGNEIGKDQELPVVDIKERSTIVDDISDDVTTVKSKVPTVVSSDELLG